From Trueperella pyogenes, a single genomic window includes:
- a CDS encoding HRDC domain-containing protein encodes MWSCFTSCAPSSPRNSWRPSVFLGSSKSARRCVCASPPPPRQQPWRRPARRAGIKDQRALAMMRELWNARDDLARRRDIAPHRILPNQILAELAKRKPRSRADVVNSSLFRSEARKRDVNTWWHAIEIAWRLDESALPERKFSEKKDPFPPTNEWPRKDPQAASAGNYCAQLCWALLKASPSVQEVLLKPRTQKLAAWKGWRTRDELLTLLAADGARPWQIELVGDRIHDAVAGQHL; translated from the coding sequence ATGTGGAGTTGCTTCACGAGTTGCGCACCGAGCTCACCGCGCAACTCCTGGAGGCCGAGCGTTTTTCTTGGTTCGTCCAAGAGTGCGAGGAGGTGCGTGTGCGCCAGCCCGCCCCCGCCACGCCAGCAGCCGTGGCGCCGTCCCGCGCGTCGAGCCGGAATCAAAGACCAACGCGCGCTTGCCATGATGCGCGAGCTGTGGAACGCCCGCGACGACCTGGCCAGGCGGCGCGACATCGCGCCGCACAGGATCTTGCCCAACCAGATTCTTGCGGAACTGGCCAAGCGCAAGCCGCGCTCGCGAGCCGACGTCGTCAATTCTTCCCTCTTCCGCTCCGAAGCGCGCAAAAGGGATGTCAACACGTGGTGGCATGCCATTGAGATCGCCTGGCGTCTGGACGAATCTGCACTTCCAGAGCGGAAATTTAGTGAGAAGAAAGATCCGTTCCCGCCCACCAACGAATGGCCGCGTAAGGATCCTCAGGCCGCCAGCGCTGGGAACTATTGCGCCCAACTGTGCTGGGCATTGCTGAAAGCCTCGCCATCCGTCCAAGAAGTCCTGCTCAAGCCGCGTACACAAAAGTTAGCGGCGTGGAAAGGCTGGCGCACACGCGACGAGCTCCTCACCCTCCTTGCCGCCGACGGCGCCCGCCCGTGGCAAATCGAGCTCGTCGGCGATCGTATTCACGACGCCGTGGCCGGACAGCACCTATAG
- a CDS encoding alpha-amylase family glycosyl hydrolase, with translation MPGERGWGYDGVSIYALHHPYGTPADLAALVDGIHARGMSACLDVVYNHFGPDGNYLAQFGPYFTDRHHTPWGAALNLDGEDAAHVRRYLIDNAKQWLRDYHFDALRLDAVPHLHDESDYHFLSELSDEVAALGAQLGRTLTLTAESDLNIPSMVIPTAQGGFGMDMQWADDVHHALHVWLTGEKNAYYVDYTHEGTMRQAFEHGFVRVGQQLQFAAAPRGQEIPEHVSGHRLMVFDENHDQVGNRLISDRPSLTLSPAKLAVSRALILLSHYTPMLFMGEEWATRRPFHYFTDHGPELGPLIKEGRQAEFASWDFESVYGDIAVSMPNPQDVTTFLESKLDWHELDDASHRRMHDFVRSLIALRKSDPDIACADRSRTELHIDEKAGWMRRGQTFVVFSIADDERVVPVPFEGTEVLAWDSPIRSADGVCFTGPGLAVYRK, from the coding sequence ATGCCGGGCGAACGCGGCTGGGGCTATGACGGGGTGTCCATATACGCCCTTCACCATCCCTACGGCACGCCCGCAGACCTCGCCGCACTCGTGGACGGTATTCATGCCCGCGGGATGTCGGCGTGCCTCGACGTCGTCTACAACCATTTCGGGCCCGATGGCAATTACCTTGCCCAATTTGGCCCCTACTTCACTGACCGCCACCATACGCCCTGGGGCGCTGCGCTCAATCTCGACGGCGAGGACGCCGCCCATGTGCGGCGCTACCTCATCGACAACGCTAAACAGTGGCTACGCGACTACCACTTCGATGCTTTGCGCCTCGACGCCGTCCCCCATCTGCACGACGAATCCGACTACCACTTCCTATCCGAGCTATCTGACGAAGTGGCCGCACTCGGCGCGCAGCTGGGGCGGACTTTAACCTTGACCGCCGAATCCGACCTCAACATCCCGTCCATGGTCATTCCCACCGCGCAGGGCGGATTCGGGATGGACATGCAGTGGGCTGACGACGTTCACCACGCCCTGCACGTGTGGCTGACCGGGGAAAAGAACGCCTACTACGTGGACTACACCCATGAGGGGACTATGCGGCAGGCTTTCGAACATGGCTTCGTGCGAGTAGGTCAGCAACTGCAATTCGCTGCCGCGCCACGTGGACAGGAGATTCCTGAGCACGTGAGTGGGCATAGGTTGATGGTCTTCGATGAGAATCACGATCAGGTAGGCAACCGCCTCATCTCCGACCGGCCATCACTTACGTTGTCGCCAGCCAAGCTCGCGGTCTCCCGCGCGCTGATCTTGCTCTCTCACTACACCCCGATGCTGTTCATGGGCGAGGAGTGGGCAACGCGCCGTCCCTTCCATTACTTCACCGATCATGGTCCTGAGCTCGGGCCACTCATCAAGGAGGGACGGCAAGCGGAGTTTGCCTCATGGGACTTCGAATCCGTCTACGGCGACATCGCCGTGTCCATGCCGAATCCGCAAGATGTCACGACCTTCCTTGAGTCGAAATTGGACTGGCACGAGTTGGACGATGCTTCCCACCGGCGCATGCACGATTTTGTCCGTTCGCTCATCGCCTTGCGAAAATCGGATCCAGACATCGCTTGCGCAGATCGGTCCCGTACTGAGTTGCACATAGATGAAAAGGCTGGTTGGATGAGGCGCGGGCAGACGTTCGTCGTCTTTTCTATCGCCGACGACGAGCGCGTGGTGCCCGTGCCGTTCGAAGGCACCGAGGTTCTTGCATGGGACTCCCCCATACGCAGCGCCGACGGCGTCTGTTTCACCGGGCCGGGGTTAGCTGTGTACCGCAAGTAG
- a CDS encoding DUF3000 domain-containing protein, whose translation MTIQQPPAEFITALDSLKGHEFRPELHVAQIPGPTRIAPWAVALQVEVNDSPVLDPDHLRGNAKFVVLHDPVGQPAWNGTFRVVIHAQAPMDAEMGDDPLLGEVAWSWLVDALVGARASYHSLNGTVTRVFNETFGGLYLNSSRVELELRASWTPQTPYLAEHLHAWAEFAASMTGLGPWDESVRTLARKVEKI comes from the coding sequence GTGACCATTCAACAGCCGCCAGCGGAGTTCATCACTGCCCTTGATTCTCTCAAGGGTCATGAGTTTCGCCCCGAACTGCATGTTGCTCAAATTCCCGGCCCCACCCGAATTGCGCCGTGGGCAGTAGCTTTGCAGGTGGAGGTCAACGACTCCCCTGTGCTTGACCCCGACCATCTGCGCGGCAACGCCAAATTCGTCGTTTTGCACGATCCGGTCGGGCAGCCCGCGTGGAACGGGACGTTCCGCGTTGTCATCCATGCCCAAGCACCAATGGATGCAGAAATGGGCGATGATCCACTTTTAGGTGAAGTTGCGTGGTCCTGGCTCGTGGATGCCCTTGTGGGCGCACGGGCTTCCTACCACAGCCTCAATGGCACAGTCACGCGTGTTTTCAATGAAACGTTCGGTGGCTTGTATCTCAATTCGTCCCGAGTGGAACTTGAGCTTCGCGCATCGTGGACACCACAGACCCCCTATCTGGCCGAACACCTGCACGCGTGGGCGGAGTTCGCCGCGTCGATGACCGGCCTCGGCCCGTGGGACGAATCGGTGAGAACGCTCGCCCGTAAGGTGGAAAAGATTTGA